One part of the Solea solea chromosome 16, fSolSol10.1, whole genome shotgun sequence genome encodes these proteins:
- the ndufa4a gene encoding cytochrome c oxidase subunit NDUFA4L, whose product MLATVRKQLINHPALIPLFIFIGGGVAMSMGYLARLALKNPDVSWDRKNNPEPWNKLGPNDQYKFYSVSIDYSKLNKDRPDF is encoded by the exons ATGCTCGCCACCGTCAGGAAACAACTGATCAATCATCCAGCT CTCATCCCACTCTTTATTTTCATCGGTGGAGGTGTAGCCATGTCCATGGGCTACCTTGCTCGTTTAGCTCTGAAAAACCCTGATGTCAG CTGGGATCGCAAGAACAACCCAGAGCCCTGGAACAAACTTGGCCCAAATGATCAGTACAAG TTTTATTCCGTCTCCATTGACTACAGCAAGCTCAACAAGGATCGTCCTGATTTCTAA
- the slc35b1 gene encoding solute carrier family 35 member B1 — protein MVAGKGAGKPVSLWDNMRIRFIVCFLGVFVCYFYYGILQETITRGEYGQGDKKEKFIFAQTLVFIQCIINALFAKIMIQLFESSKPDHTTSWLYGLCSLSYLGAMVSSNSALQYVNYPTQVLGKSCKPIPVMLLGVTILRKKYPLAKYLCVLLIVGGVAMFLYKPNKSSAVADDHAFGFGEILLLLSLTLDGLTGVTQDHIRSRFQASPNHMMLNINMWSTLVLGLAVLWTGEVWEFLNFTERHPSILYNILLFGLTSALGQTFIFMTVVYFGPLTCSIVTTTRKFFTILGSVLLFGNVMTTMQWFGTLLVFLGLGLDAKFGKTPKKTTH, from the exons ATGGTTGCGGGAAAGGGAGCAGGAAAACCCGTCTCGCTATGGGACAATATGCGGATACGGTTCATCGTTTGCTTCCTCGGAGTCTTTGTGTGTTACTTTTATTACGGAATATTACAAGAAACAAT TACCCGTGGTGAATATGGTCAAGGAGACAAAAAGGAGAAGTTTATATTTGCCCAGACATTGGTGTTCATCCAGTGCATTATCAATGCTCTGTTTGCTAAGATCA tgatCCAGCTCTTTGAGAGCTCCAAACCGGATCACACCACGAGCTGGCTCTATGGATTGTGTTCCCTCTCTTACCTTGGAGCCATGGTGTCTAGTAACTCTGCCCTTCAATATGTTAATTATCCCACACAG GTACTGGGAAAATCCTGCAAGCCCATACCAG TGATGTTGCTTGGAGTTACAATACTGAGGAAGAAGTACCCACTAGCCAAGTatctgtgtgtgctgctgatTGTGGGTGGTGTGGCGATGTTCCTCTACAAACCCAACAAGAGTTCAGCTGTGGCAGACGACCATGCATTTGGATTTGGGGAGATTCTGCTG CTGCTGTCTTTGACATTGGATGGTTTGACTGGTGTGACCCAGGACCACATTAGGTCTCGCTTCCAGGCGAGTCCCAACCACATGATGCTAAACATCAACATGTGGTCCACTTTGGTGCTGGGACTAG CTGTGTTGTGGACAGGGGAGGTGTGGGAGTTCCTGAATTTTACTGAACGCCACCCCAGCATCTTGTACAACATTCTTCTCTTTGGACTGACCAGTGCTTTAGGGCAG ACCTTCATTTTCATGACGGTGGTGTACTTCGGGCCTCTGACCTGCTCCATTGTCACCACAACAAGGAAGTTCTTCACAATCCTTGGCTCTGTTCTTCTGTTTGGCAATGTCATGACTACAATGCAGTGGTTTGGCACCCTTCTAGTTTTCCTTG GTCTTGGACTGGATGCTAAATTTGGCAAGACCCCCAAGAAGACAACACACTAA